The following coding sequences are from one Phoenix dactylifera cultivar Barhee BC4 unplaced genomic scaffold, palm_55x_up_171113_PBpolish2nd_filt_p 000566F, whole genome shotgun sequence window:
- the LOC120106564 gene encoding flavanone 3-dioxygenase 3-like, translated as MAPPTTLNAAPLDIVEVNQKGVKHQSELAPYQSIVTPSSISTIPIINLHGLDDPSAKASIIKAIDKACTDWGLFLVVNHGIEESTIEEMLECVKAFFTLPLEEKMKYMARDLTIPVDYISQPNGTSREVLRHQGRPTSDEIILLWPSKPSNYKDAAKAFLEATWRLAMRLARAISKGLGKDEGYVEGTMEDGFQALGMGPHTDQCHMVILTDNVDGLQLKHIGKWVTVPNVPGALVVFLGTSMEKASEGRYKAAEHQVMVNEKTARISLGSGQWD; from the exons ATGGCTCCTCCTACCACCCTCAATGCTGCTCCACTTGATATTGTTGAAGTCAACCAGAAAGGAGTAAAACACCAATCAGAGCTTGCACCCTACCAATCCATTGTGacaccctcctccatctccaCAATCCCTATCATCAACCTTCATGGCCTAGATGACCCATCGGCTAAAGCTAGCATCATAAAGGCTATAGATAAGGCTTGCACCGACTGGGGTCTCTTCTTGGTTGTCAACCATGGTATCGAAGAATCAACAATAGAGGAGATGCTTGAATGTGTCAAGGCTTTCTTTACCCTTCCATTGGAGGAGAAGATGAAGTACATGGCAAGGGATCTTACCATTCCTGTGGACTATATTTCACAGCCCAACGGCACTTCGCGAGAAGTTCTCCGCCACCAAGGGCGCCCTACTAGTGATGAGATCATTCTCCTTTGGCCCTCAAAACCTTCCAACTATAAGGATGCAGCCAAGGCATTCCTAGAGGCAACATGGCGACTAGCCATGAGGCTAGCAAGGGCTATTTCCAAAGGGCTAGGCAAAGATGAAGGGTATGTTGAGGGCACAATGGAAGATGGTTTc CAAGCACTTGGGATGGGTCCACATACCGATCAATGCCACATGGTGATACTTACGGACAATGTAGATGGGCTGCAATTAAAGCACATAGGGAAGTGGGTTACTGTCCCAAATGTGCCTGGGGCGCTAGTGGTGTTCCTGGGGACATCCATGGAGAAAGCGAGCGAGGGAAGGTATAAGGCCGCAGAGCACCAAGTGATGGTGAATGAGAAAACTGCACGGATCTCCCTTGGCAGTGGGCAATGGGACTGA
- the LOC120106562 gene encoding putative mannan endo-1,4-beta-mannosidase 9: MYMASDPNDGAKVSPTLQQASSLGLKVIRTWAFNDGGSRALQESPGQYNEATFQGLDYVISEAKKNGVYLILTLVNNWGDFGGKSKYVQWARDQGQSISSDDDFFSNEVAKEMYKNHIKMVLTRVNTITGVAYKDEPAIFAWELMNEPRCQSDLSGKTIQAWVQEMASYVKSIDSNHMLDIGLEGYYGESAPDRKQYNPGYEVGTDFFSNNQVPEVDFTTIHSYPDQWIPGSSDDAQLAFMKSWIQSHIEDSAALQKPFIVSEFGKSSKSSGYTVDVRDFYFKTVYDSIYSSAKSGGPCTGGLFWQVLAEGMDGFRDGYEIIFSESSSTTSIISQESSMISSLNSPSMFKRGEALRN, encoded by the exons ATGTACATGGCATCTGACCCGAATGACGGAGCGAAGGTGTCACCTACTCTCCAGCAAGCTAGTAGTCTTGGTTTGAAAGTGATAAGGACTTGGGCTTTCAATGATGGGGGGTCTAGAGCCTTGCAGGAATCTCCTGGCCAGTATAATGAGGCTACATTTCAG GGGTTAGACTATGTTATATCTGAGGCCAAGAAGAATGGAGTCTATCTGATTCTGACACTGGTTAACAACTGGGGTGATTTTGGAGGAAAGAGCAAGTACGTGCAATGGGCAAGGGACCAAGGACAATCCATAAGCTCTGATGACGACTTCTTTAGTAATGAGGTTGCTAAAGAAATGTACAAGAACCATATTAAG ATGGTTCTCACAAGGGTAAACACAATAACGGGAGTAGCGTACAAGGATGAACCTGCAATATTTGCATGGGAGCTCATGAATGAGCCCCGATGCCAAAGCGACCTCTCTGGCAAAACCATTCAG GCTTGGGTTCAAGAAATGGCTTCTTATGTAAAGTCCATTGACAGCAACCACATGCTTGACATTGGGCTTGAAGGGTACTATGGGGAGTCGGCTCCAGACAGGAAGCAATATAACCCTGGTTACGAGGTTGGTACAGATTTTTTCTCCAATAACCAGGTCCCCGAAGTTGATTTCACTACCATTCACTCCTACCCTGATCAATG GATCCCAGGATCAAGTGATGATGCTCAACTTGCTTTCATGAAGAGTTGGATACAATCTCACATTGAGGACTCTGCAGCACTCCAAAAGCCATTCATAGTCTCGGAATTTGGCAAATCTTCAAAATCATCAGGATATACTGTGGATGTGAGGGACTTCTACTTCAAAACTGTTTATGATTCAATCTATTCATCAGCTAAATCTGGGGGCCCTTGCACCGGTGGACTATTCTGGCAAGTATTGGCAGAGGGGATGGATGGATTTAGAGATGGTTATGAAATCATATTTTCTGAATCTTCATCGACAACAAGTATTATCTCCCAGGAGTCTAGTATGATATCTAGCCTTAATAGCCCATCCATGTTTAAAAGAGGTGAAGCTTTGAGGAATTGA